The Nitrospirota bacterium genome window below encodes:
- the mnhG gene encoding monovalent cation/H(+) antiporter subunit G, protein MITAISIILVLTGVFFFFTATVGLLRLPDFYCRMQATGKGDTLGAFLTVTGLALYNLSDGLTLAAVLVSLKIMFIAVFIFVANPTATHAITKAGLDCGFEPWTKDGGAK, encoded by the coding sequence ATGATAACAGCAATCTCCATAATACTTGTCCTGACCGGCGTCTTTTTCTTCTTCACGGCAACCGTCGGGCTTCTCCGCCTGCCTGACTTCTACTGCAGGATGCAGGCGACCGGAAAGGGCGATACCCTCGGCGCATTTCTTACCGTAACGGGCCTGGCTCTCTATAATCTGAGTGACGGGCTGACCCTGGCAGCGGTGCTGGTGAGCCTGAAAATCATGTTCATTGCCGTCTTCATCTTTGTAGCAAACCCCACTGCCACCCATGCCATAACCAAGGCCGGCCTCGACTGCGGTTTTGAGCCGTGGACAAAAGATGGGGGGGCAAAATGA
- a CDS encoding hydrogenase subunit MbhD domain-containing protein: protein MIWQLDILFLSLVVICAIAAISVKDLLSSAILLGAYSFLMCLLWTEMGAVDVAFTEAAVGAGISTAFFIGAIFQTTRRTKD from the coding sequence ATGATCTGGCAATTAGACATCCTCTTTCTCAGCCTTGTCGTCATCTGTGCTATAGCCGCCATTTCTGTTAAGGACCTCCTTAGTTCAGCCATCCTTCTCGGGGCTTACAGTTTCCTTATGTGCCTGCTCTGGACAGAGATGGGCGCGGTCGACGTTGCCTTCACCGAGGCTGCTGTTGGCGCAGGAATCAGCACCGCATTCTTTATCGGCGCCATATTCCAGACGACAAGGAGGACAAAAGATTGA
- the mbhE gene encoding hydrogen gas-evolving membrane-bound hydrogenase subunit E, whose protein sequence is MKFFAFITVLFTGALLIYGTVDMPDWGDPNSPPNSHVSPRYLEESIEKTATPNVVTAVLADYRGYDTLGETAVIFTAGVVCIILLRRVK, encoded by the coding sequence TTGAAATTTTTTGCGTTTATCACTGTTCTCTTCACGGGTGCGCTCCTGATTTACGGCACGGTGGATATGCCCGACTGGGGTGATCCAAATTCGCCTCCGAACAGTCACGTCTCCCCGAGGTATCTTGAAGAATCGATCGAGAAGACCGCGACACCGAATGTGGTGACTGCGGTACTTGCGGATTACAGAGGATATGACACTCTCGGTGAAACCGCCGTAATCTTTACCGCAGGGGTCGTCTGTATCATCCTACTGAGGAGGGTCAAGTGA
- a CDS encoding Na(+)/H(+) antiporter subunit B has protein sequence MKERYEDVTIETICRLLIPPIQLFALYVIAHGHYSPGGGFQGGCILAASFIMMFIAYDIGEVKRRMHEKRNTVLCCVGVLIYAGIGLLCLILGANYLDYGILHTILPAYPAKARALGTLGIEIGVGIAVMSVMISIFLNIATAGEHEGEPE, from the coding sequence GTGAAAGAGAGATATGAAGACGTAACCATAGAAACAATCTGCAGGCTCCTCATCCCTCCCATACAGCTGTTCGCCCTGTATGTCATCGCCCACGGCCATTACAGTCCGGGAGGCGGCTTTCAGGGAGGGTGCATCCTTGCTGCGAGTTTTATCATGATGTTTATTGCCTATGACATAGGAGAGGTAAAAAGGCGGATGCATGAAAAGCGCAATACAGTATTATGCTGTGTCGGGGTGCTGATATACGCGGGAATCGGTCTGCTCTGTCTCATACTCGGTGCGAATTACCTTGACTACGGGATCCTCCATACAATTCTCCCTGCGTATCCCGCAAAGGCGCGTGCGCTCGGGACACTGGGCATTGAGATTGGGGTGGGAATTGCTGTCATGTCTGTCATGATCTCGATATTTCTGAACATCGCCACAGCAGGCGAACATGAAGGAGAGCCGGAATAA
- a CDS encoding cation:proton antiporter subunit C has protein sequence MDTIQFIISKFNYWVYIVLMMIGFYAMIAKKNLVKKIVGMNIFQTAIILFFISTSSKMGATIPIIQSPHGDAAGQVVNVAQYANPLPHVLMLTAIVVMVSTFGVALALLVLIYREYKTFEEDEIYETLEVLRLRK, from the coding sequence ATGGATACCATTCAATTTATCATCAGCAAATTCAATTACTGGGTGTATATCGTGCTCATGATGATAGGGTTCTACGCCATGATTGCAAAGAAAAACCTGGTAAAGAAAATTGTCGGCATGAACATCTTTCAGACCGCAATTATCCTCTTCTTCATCTCCACATCATCAAAAATGGGCGCAACCATTCCTATTATTCAAAGCCCTCATGGAGACGCCGCAGGTCAGGTAGTCAATGTTGCCCAGTATGCCAACCCGCTGCCCCATGTGCTGATGCTTACCGCTATCGTAGTCATGGTGAGCACCTTCGGTGTTGCCCTGGCACTGCTTGTATTGATATACCGGGAATATAAGACGTTCGAGGAGGACGAAATCTATGAGACGCTGGAAGTGCTGAGGTTGCGGAAATGA
- a CDS encoding monovalent cation/H+ antiporter subunit D family protein, translating to MITQSPALLIIVPLIASLVCLLLGMFRRNLCQPFVVVVLGACVILAFDIMGTVLSDGVIRYRLGGWEPPWGIEYLIDHLNAFIAIIITSISFIVAIFSRKSIEQELPEGKIIYFYTIYLLLITGLLGIVVTGDVFNIYVFLEIASLAGYALIALGKDRAILASFEYVVMGTIGACFYLLGVGYLYIVTGSLNIMDLTLLLPNLYHSKVVLIAFAFFMVGIAIKIALFPLHVWLPDAYTYAPSTVSALVAATMTKVGAYVMMRIMFTVFQPYFSVELLPVTTILGWVAAAAMMFGCIQALAQTDLKRILCYILIAEVGYIVLGVSVANRTGFTGALLHILNDAVMMASLFLIAGAIYYKTGTRNVTEFRQLNQKMPVTMACFVIAALSVVGVPPTCGFFSKWYLVLGAIDARQWLFALLLLVSSLLVAIVFFKIIQTVYFAPTVEAAHVRHKGSGEEHAGHHQAHVKDEAPASMMVPIFITVAGILLLGIFSGKIISTVIQFAVPKGF from the coding sequence ATGATTACACAATCACCTGCGCTTTTAATCATAGTTCCCCTAATCGCATCGCTCGTTTGCCTCCTTCTCGGAATGTTCAGAAGAAACCTCTGCCAGCCCTTTGTTGTCGTTGTGCTCGGCGCCTGTGTGATTCTTGCGTTCGATATCATGGGAACCGTTCTCAGTGACGGCGTAATCCGCTACCGTCTCGGCGGATGGGAACCGCCCTGGGGCATTGAATACCTCATAGACCACCTGAACGCGTTCATCGCCATTATTATCACTTCCATCAGTTTTATCGTGGCCATATTCTCACGAAAGAGCATTGAACAGGAACTGCCTGAAGGCAAGATCATTTATTTCTATACCATCTACCTCCTGCTCATCACCGGGCTTCTGGGCATTGTGGTGACAGGCGATGTTTTCAACATTTATGTGTTCCTCGAGATCGCTTCACTTGCAGGGTACGCGCTTATCGCGTTGGGAAAAGACAGGGCCATCCTTGCCAGTTTTGAATACGTCGTCATGGGAACGATCGGCGCATGCTTCTATCTTCTTGGTGTCGGATACCTCTACATCGTCACAGGATCCCTGAACATTATGGACCTTACCCTTCTGCTCCCGAACCTCTACCACTCCAAGGTAGTATTAATCGCCTTTGCCTTCTTCATGGTCGGCATCGCAATCAAGATTGCGCTCTTTCCGCTCCATGTATGGCTCCCTGATGCGTACACCTATGCCCCTTCAACAGTGAGTGCGCTGGTTGCGGCAACAATGACGAAAGTCGGAGCTTATGTAATGATGCGCATCATGTTTACAGTCTTCCAGCCGTACTTCTCTGTAGAGCTCCTTCCGGTTACGACCATTCTCGGCTGGGTTGCAGCTGCTGCCATGATGTTCGGCTGCATACAGGCCCTCGCCCAAACCGATCTCAAAAGGATATTGTGCTATATCCTGATCGCCGAAGTCGGGTATATCGTCCTCGGGGTCAGCGTAGCGAACAGAACAGGATTCACGGGTGCACTCCTCCATATCCTGAATGATGCGGTCATGATGGCAAGTCTCTTCCTGATCGCAGGAGCCATCTACTACAAGACCGGGACAAGGAACGTCACTGAATTCAGGCAACTGAACCAGAAGATGCCCGTCACCATGGCATGCTTTGTGATAGCCGCCCTCTCTGTGGTGGGAGTACCGCCTACCTGCGGGTTTTTCAGCAAGTGGTACCTCGTGCTTGGCGCCATCGATGCCAGGCAATGGTTGTTTGCGCTCCTCCTCCTCGTGAGCAGCCTCCTCGTTGCTATCGTATTTTTCAAGATTATCCAGACAGTATATTTTGCCCCAACCGTGGAGGCTGCTCATGTTCGCCATAAAGGTTCCGGGGAAGAGCATGCCGGGCACCACCAGGCACATGTTAAGGATGAAGCCCCAGCAAGCATGATGGTTCCCATATTCATCACTGTCGCAGGAATATTGTTGCTGGGTATTTTCAGCGGCAAGATTATTTCAACCGTAATCCAATTTGCGGTACCTAAAGGGTTTTAA
- a CDS encoding monovalent cation/H+ antiporter subunit D family protein — protein sequence MEVVNSIRPVLAITVSLVAACLILLTGERSRNLREFWTILAAFVKFSIVMSMVPFILEGKALEYTVFTIAPGLSIGFRVDALGIFFGITASFLWIITSFYSIGYMRSLNEHAQTRYFACFAIALSATMGVAFSANVFTMFLFYEIITVCTYPLVAHKETPEAIRGARKYLTYLLGTSIGFQLFAIFMTYSITGTLAFSYQGIFGEARGVAGDTLIIITFILFMAGITKAAMMPLHGWLPAAMVAPTPVSALLHAVAVVKTGVFVVVKVVVHVFGINLLWELGLGTALAYFASFTIVTASIIALTQDNLKARLAYSTISQLSYVILGVALLTPSGITGSIMHIVLHAFGKITLFFTAGAIYVAAHKTKVSELNGIGREMPFTMAAFTIGALSMIGIPPIGGFISKWYIALGAIEAHQLPIILVLVSSTILNACYFLPIVYAAFFKEPDTAHHHEHADAPAHGVAYAGSHNPHSERKLHEAPAIMVIPLMLTALGTIILFFAPDFFLNITRLALESLIGGV from the coding sequence ATGGAAGTTGTGAACTCAATTAGACCGGTTTTAGCGATTACAGTATCTCTGGTTGCAGCCTGTCTCATCCTGCTTACGGGAGAACGTTCAAGGAATCTCAGGGAGTTCTGGACGATTCTTGCAGCCTTTGTAAAATTCTCGATCGTCATGTCCATGGTCCCCTTCATTCTTGAGGGGAAAGCCCTTGAATATACGGTCTTCACTATTGCCCCCGGTCTCTCCATCGGGTTCAGGGTGGATGCGCTCGGGATTTTCTTCGGGATCACCGCATCGTTCCTTTGGATCATCACATCGTTCTACTCTATAGGATACATGCGTTCACTGAATGAACATGCACAGACACGCTATTTCGCATGTTTCGCCATTGCGCTCTCTGCAACGATGGGTGTTGCATTCTCCGCCAATGTCTTTACGATGTTCCTCTTTTATGAGATTATCACTGTCTGCACATATCCCCTTGTTGCCCACAAGGAAACCCCTGAGGCGATCAGAGGCGCGAGGAAATACCTCACGTATCTGCTGGGAACATCAATTGGGTTCCAGCTGTTTGCCATATTTATGACGTATAGCATAACCGGAACACTTGCGTTCTCCTATCAGGGCATATTCGGCGAGGCGCGAGGGGTTGCAGGCGATACCCTCATCATTATCACGTTCATCCTGTTCATGGCAGGGATTACAAAAGCCGCGATGATGCCGCTCCATGGTTGGCTTCCTGCGGCAATGGTTGCCCCCACGCCTGTCAGCGCACTGCTCCATGCAGTTGCTGTCGTAAAGACCGGCGTGTTCGTCGTGGTTAAAGTCGTAGTCCATGTATTCGGTATCAATCTTCTCTGGGAACTCGGCCTCGGCACAGCCCTTGCCTACTTTGCCTCGTTTACTATTGTCACCGCTTCAATCATCGCCCTGACCCAGGACAACCTCAAGGCGCGTCTCGCCTACTCTACGATCAGCCAGCTTTCCTATGTGATACTCGGTGTTGCGCTTCTTACACCATCTGGCATCACAGGGAGCATTATGCATATCGTGCTGCATGCCTTCGGCAAGATCACCCTCTTCTTCACTGCAGGGGCAATCTATGTCGCAGCCCACAAGACAAAGGTCAGCGAACTCAACGGAATTGGCAGGGAGATGCCTTTTACGATGGCAGCCTTTACCATCGGTGCGCTCTCCATGATCGGCATCCCTCCTATCGGAGGATTTATCAGCAAATGGTATATAGCGCTGGGAGCTATAGAAGCACACCAGCTTCCGATAATCCTCGTGCTTGTATCGAGCACGATCCTTAACGCATGTTACTTCCTGCCCATTGTGTATGCCGCATTCTTCAAGGAACCAGACACAGCTCACCACCACGAGCACGCTGATGCACCGGCGCATGGCGTGGCATATGCGGGGAGTCACAATCCTCACTCAGAGCGCAAACTCCATGAGGCGCCGGCTATCATGGTAATTCCCTTAATGCTTACGGCGCTCGGCACCATCATTCTGTTTTTTGCACCAGATTTCTTCCTGAATATCACGAGACTCGCGCTTGAATCTTTAATAGGAGGCGTGTGA
- a CDS encoding Na(+)/H(+) antiporter subunit D: MINPVPPAAVFILGAFLVPFLRGKLKSYYLLLLPIIGFINLLSIPEGTHWVVNFLGYDLIFGKVDRLSLFFGYIYHLISFIAFLYAFHLKDDFQHVASLFYSAAALGVVFAGDLFSLFIFWEIMAVSATCLVWARKSKNSYGAGLRYLLVHLFGGLCLLIGIILNVFETGSIEFGYIGLKGLSSLLILIGFGINCAWPGLHAWLPDAYPETTETGGVFMWTFTTKTAIYVLARAFPGTEALIWIGAIMTCFPIFFAVIENNLRRVLSYSLINQLGYMVCGIGIGTQLSINGTISHVFCHILYKALLVMSMGAVMYRTGKINCTDLGGLYKSMPYTTVFCIIGAASISAFPLFSGFVSKSMVVEAAAYGGMSIIWLLLMFASVGVLEHAGIKVPYYAFFSHDSGIRTKEAPLHMLLAMGITAFLCIFIGVIPGPLYSLLPYPVDFDAYTASHVVTSMQLLMFGAFAYILLVLSGVFPGERRTTILDLDWFYRKFGKGFMWFCNVPLTGFRNAVQNFSAGTIKSLVKFSSDPLLIPEVVIRYTHLNMYQILAAISQSEKMKEKRDELEFRVSRLVKIAESGRIYGADLPKRPIGLGVLLSFVFIFFYILLYLLFIR; the protein is encoded by the coding sequence ATGATTAATCCTGTTCCTCCGGCGGCGGTATTCATACTCGGAGCTTTTCTTGTACCCTTCCTGAGGGGGAAGCTGAAAAGTTACTATCTTCTTCTGCTGCCAATTATCGGTTTCATAAACCTGCTTTCGATCCCGGAAGGCACGCACTGGGTAGTCAATTTCCTCGGATATGACCTCATCTTCGGAAAAGTCGACAGGTTGAGCCTGTTTTTCGGTTATATCTATCACCTCATATCATTCATCGCGTTCCTGTATGCCTTTCATCTCAAGGATGATTTTCAGCACGTTGCATCCCTCTTCTATTCCGCAGCTGCGCTCGGAGTGGTCTTTGCAGGCGACCTCTTTTCCCTCTTCATCTTCTGGGAGATCATGGCAGTATCAGCAACATGCCTTGTGTGGGCCAGAAAATCGAAAAATTCCTACGGGGCAGGACTGCGTTACCTCCTGGTGCATTTATTCGGCGGACTCTGTCTCCTGATCGGAATCATCTTAAACGTATTCGAGACAGGTTCGATAGAATTCGGCTATATCGGATTGAAGGGACTCTCTTCTCTCCTTATTCTCATCGGCTTTGGAATCAACTGTGCCTGGCCCGGTCTTCATGCGTGGCTTCCCGATGCGTACCCTGAGACAACCGAAACCGGCGGGGTGTTCATGTGGACATTTACTACAAAGACTGCCATTTATGTCCTCGCGAGGGCATTCCCCGGCACCGAAGCCCTCATTTGGATAGGCGCAATCATGACCTGTTTCCCGATTTTCTTCGCGGTAATCGAGAACAATCTGCGAAGGGTTCTCTCATACAGCCTGATCAACCAGCTCGGGTACATGGTCTGCGGCATCGGCATCGGGACGCAGTTATCGATCAACGGCACCATATCTCATGTGTTCTGCCATATTCTCTACAAGGCGCTCCTGGTCATGTCCATGGGCGCTGTCATGTACCGTACCGGGAAGATCAACTGTACCGACCTCGGGGGGCTGTACAAGAGCATGCCCTATACCACGGTTTTTTGCATCATCGGCGCCGCATCCATTTCTGCCTTCCCCCTGTTCAGCGGCTTTGTCAGCAAGTCGATGGTTGTTGAGGCTGCGGCATATGGCGGAATGTCAATCATCTGGCTGCTTCTCATGTTTGCATCCGTCGGTGTGCTTGAGCATGCAGGCATTAAGGTGCCTTACTACGCCTTCTTCTCCCACGACTCAGGGATACGGACAAAGGAGGCTCCCCTGCACATGCTTCTCGCCATGGGGATTACCGCGTTTCTCTGTATTTTTATCGGGGTGATACCCGGACCGCTCTACAGTCTCCTTCCCTATCCTGTAGACTTCGATGCATACACAGCGTCCCACGTCGTGACATCAATGCAACTGCTCATGTTCGGCGCATTTGCATATATTCTCCTTGTACTCTCCGGCGTCTTCCCGGGAGAAAGGAGAACAACAATCCTTGATCTTGACTGGTTCTACAGGAAATTCGGTAAAGGGTTTATGTGGTTCTGCAATGTGCCGCTGACAGGGTTCAGGAATGCCGTGCAAAATTTCTCAGCAGGAACCATAAAGTCCCTTGTGAAATTCAGTTCTGATCCGCTCCTTATCCCCGAGGTCGTAATACGATACACCCATCTGAATATGTATCAGATCCTGGCGGCAATTTCTCAGTCTGAGAAAATGAAAGAAAAACGGGATGAACTGGAGTTCAGGGTGAGCCGGCTTGTCAAAATAGCCGAAAGCGGAAGGATCTACGGAGCTGACCTTCCAAAGAGACCCATTGGACTGGGAGTGCTCCTTTCGTTTGTATTCATATTCTTCTACATCCTGCTCTATCTGTTATTCATAAGATAG
- a CDS encoding CBS domain-containing protein: MQNDKKVKDIMTGIFDYPHIPYWFSIGQAIRIVKASFIKPKKYPSPMVILVFNEKYNLLGTISLKNILKGLEPKIYGKEAKVQVEEKNTGAPSRIEWDALFDKEAKELALRQVSEIMVPIEKFVQPEDPVKKAAHIMLSHDAYVLPVLENKKKLVGIVRIIELFDEISNDILKE; encoded by the coding sequence ATGCAGAATGATAAAAAAGTAAAAGATATAATGACCGGAATATTTGATTATCCTCATATTCCATACTGGTTTTCCATAGGCCAGGCCATAAGAATAGTGAAGGCATCTTTCATTAAACCAAAAAAATATCCCAGTCCCATGGTAATCCTGGTGTTCAATGAAAAGTATAATCTTTTGGGAACCATCAGCCTCAAAAACATTCTGAAAGGTCTTGAGCCGAAAATATACGGCAAGGAAGCAAAGGTGCAGGTTGAGGAAAAAAATACAGGTGCCCCATCACGGATTGAATGGGATGCCCTTTTTGATAAGGAGGCAAAAGAACTCGCATTGAGGCAGGTAAGCGAGATAATGGTCCCGATAGAGAAATTTGTCCAGCCTGAGGACCCGGTGAAAAAAGCTGCGCATATCATGCTCTCACATGATGCATATGTGCTCCCTGTATTGGAAAACAAGAAAAAACTGGTCGGAATAGTCAGAATCATAGAGCTCTTCGATGAGATATCAAACGACATACTGAAAGAGTGA
- a CDS encoding sigma-54 dependent transcriptional regulator — MLNALIISNEKKEIYSLFKSGSIDLHAEDAGQKGNLLDKEPGFNGYDIAFLDLDVEGWQKKLLDLRQQMPVVTFSGPNTKLAVEAMKLGAIDYLEKPLTSEAFNEIISRYKKRILEHKSGFDEIIGTSPLMQEVFGLIKKAAAGESNVLITGESGTGKELVARAIHRWSPRSKNEFMTINCSAIPDTLLESELFGFEKGAFTGAMQRKKGILELAEGGTVFFDEIGDVSLLFQTKILRVIQEGEIMRIGGNSHIRVNVRIIAATNKDLEMAVTKETFREDLFYRLNVINIHIPPLRKRVQDIPLLIKHFIKKHAPKRKDLLIKGITGDALNILMNYSYQGNVRELENFIERAVSLANTPEILPSDLPPFIMGANSHKRKIVPKLKDAISSVEKETIVSALNESGWNISHAALKLGIYRQQLQKKIKYLKLSH, encoded by the coding sequence ATGCTTAATGCGTTAATCATTTCCAATGAGAAAAAAGAGATATACTCGTTATTCAAATCAGGCAGTATTGATCTGCATGCGGAAGACGCGGGGCAGAAAGGCAATTTATTGGATAAGGAACCCGGTTTCAACGGATATGATATTGCCTTTCTTGATCTCGATGTTGAGGGATGGCAGAAAAAACTCCTGGATCTGCGCCAGCAGATGCCTGTAGTAACCTTTTCAGGCCCAAATACAAAACTGGCTGTTGAGGCAATGAAGCTCGGAGCAATTGACTATTTGGAAAAACCGCTGACGAGTGAAGCCTTCAACGAGATTATCAGCAGATATAAGAAAAGAATTCTCGAACACAAAAGCGGTTTTGATGAAATCATAGGCACGAGCCCTTTGATGCAGGAAGTGTTTGGGCTGATAAAGAAGGCGGCAGCCGGTGAAAGCAATGTATTGATTACGGGAGAGAGTGGAACAGGCAAGGAGCTTGTTGCAAGGGCGATTCACAGGTGGAGTCCGAGAAGCAAAAATGAATTCATGACTATCAACTGCAGCGCCATCCCTGACACCCTTCTTGAATCGGAGCTGTTCGGGTTTGAAAAGGGGGCATTTACCGGTGCGATGCAGAGGAAGAAGGGTATCCTTGAGCTGGCTGAAGGAGGGACCGTATTTTTCGACGAAATAGGGGATGTTTCCCTTTTGTTCCAGACAAAAATCCTCAGAGTAATTCAGGAAGGCGAGATCATGAGAATCGGGGGAAACAGCCATATAAGGGTGAATGTGAGGATCATTGCGGCTACCAATAAAGACCTGGAAATGGCTGTGACAAAAGAGACATTCAGGGAAGACCTTTTCTACCGGCTGAATGTCATCAATATCCATATCCCTCCTCTGAGGAAGAGAGTGCAGGACATACCGCTTCTGATCAAGCATTTTATAAAAAAGCATGCTCCAAAAAGGAAAGACCTGCTGATTAAGGGAATTACCGGTGACGCCCTTAATATCCTGATGAACTATTCATATCAGGGCAATGTCCGGGAACTTGAAAATTTCATTGAAAGGGCTGTATCTCTGGCAAATACCCCTGAAATACTGCCTTCTGATTTGCCGCCATTCATAATGGGGGCAAATTCCCATAAAAGAAAAATAGTGCCTAAATTGAAAGATGCGATTTCGTCCGTTGAAAAAGAGACGATTGTTTCAGCCCTGAATGAGTCTGGATGGAATATATCCCATGCTGCGCTAAAGCTCGGCATTTACCGCCAGCAGCTTCAGAAAAAGATCAAGTACCTGAAACTTTCTCATTAG
- a CDS encoding SLC13 family permease, producing the protein MQHVTKVYFPGGAKVISERPAEIVVAPTLIEFDWKRIFFILLGLSFFFVFNYMPPLPDAIDPLGEHFPLSREGKAAIALFLLAGTWWVFEVVPIGITSIAIGVFQALFMIRPAKEAFRSFMDPSVWFIFGSIVIGMVFTKTGLTRRLAYKMLTIVGEKTSMIYLGCFIVTAALAHIMAHTAVAATMFPLLMAIYSLYGEGDKPTNFGKGLFIGMAFVAGAGSIITLLGAARGAVALGFFNDVVGKNVTFFELSKYMFPVGWVMVFLCWVMMLIMFKPEKKVIPGLREKAKKLYKEMGAITGKEIFVGAAVLGIIIFLSLQSFIPALKPYNKSAIILLATLIFFVFKILSIKDLEDIPWNIILLFGGAMSIGFCLWETGAAKWLAINWLVMFKEANWFIFVLSIAFFVMIMTNFIMNVAAIAISLPVALVIAPYLGVAPEVVLFSSLVVAGMPFLLLVGAAPNAIAYESKQFSTGMFFLAGIPASIVLMAVVALAVAVIWPLMGMPVTLK; encoded by the coding sequence ATGCAACATGTTACCAAGGTTTATTTTCCCGGTGGTGCAAAAGTGATATCAGAGCGTCCGGCAGAGATAGTCGTTGCCCCGACTCTAATTGAGTTTGACTGGAAGAGAATTTTTTTTATTCTGCTCGGCTTGAGTTTCTTCTTCGTTTTCAACTACATGCCCCCTTTGCCTGATGCCATTGACCCTTTGGGAGAGCATTTTCCGCTCAGCAGGGAGGGCAAAGCCGCAATAGCCCTTTTCCTTCTTGCAGGCACCTGGTGGGTTTTTGAGGTTGTCCCTATCGGCATTACAAGCATTGCAATCGGTGTTTTCCAGGCGCTTTTTATGATCAGGCCTGCGAAAGAAGCCTTCAGAAGCTTCATGGACCCGTCAGTCTGGTTCATCTTCGGCTCGATTGTTATCGGCATGGTGTTTACCAAGACAGGACTTACACGGCGCCTTGCCTACAAAATGCTGACAATTGTGGGTGAAAAAACAAGCATGATATATTTGGGGTGTTTTATTGTAACTGCCGCTCTTGCCCACATCATGGCGCATACGGCGGTTGCAGCCACGATGTTCCCTCTTCTCATGGCGATATATTCGCTGTATGGCGAAGGGGACAAGCCGACAAACTTCGGGAAAGGACTGTTTATCGGCATGGCGTTTGTTGCGGGAGCAGGAAGCATAATCACCCTTCTCGGAGCAGCCCGCGGTGCCGTTGCGCTGGGATTTTTTAATGATGTTGTCGGGAAAAATGTAACCTTTTTCGAGCTTTCAAAATACATGTTCCCGGTCGGATGGGTCATGGTTTTCCTCTGCTGGGTAATGATGCTTATCATGTTCAAACCGGAAAAGAAGGTTATTCCCGGGCTGCGGGAAAAGGCAAAAAAGCTTTACAAGGAAATGGGCGCGATTACCGGGAAGGAGATCTTTGTGGGGGCCGCGGTTCTCGGCATAATCATTTTCCTGTCTCTGCAGTCTTTTATTCCCGCATTGAAGCCGTATAACAAATCAGCGATTATTCTGCTTGCCACGCTGATATTCTTTGTATTCAAGATCCTCTCGATAAAGGATCTTGAAGATATCCCGTGGAATATTATACTCCTGTTCGGCGGCGCCATGAGCATAGGGTTCTGTCTGTGGGAGACAGGCGCTGCGAAATGGCTGGCGATCAACTGGCTTGTTATGTTCAAGGAGGCAAACTGGTTTATTTTCGTGCTGAGCATAGCCTTTTTTGTTATGATAATGACCAACTTTATCATGAATGTTGCGGCAATTGCGATTTCTCTTCCTGTCGCACTGGTCATCGCCCCGTACCTGGGTGTGGCGCCTGAAGTCGTGCTGTTTTCCTCACTCGTGGTTGCGGGCATGCCGTTTCTGCTTCTGGTGGGTGCGGCTCCAAATGCCATTGCGTATGAGTCTAAACAGTTTTCAACCGGAATGTTTTTCCTTGCCGGAATACCGGCAAGCATAGTATTGATGGCAGTGGTTGCGCTTGCGGTAGCGGTAATATGGCCGCTGATGGGCATGCCGGTTACGCTGAAATAG
- a CDS encoding CBS domain-containing protein, protein MLNHKKVQDIMVDISDFPHIRYWFTIKQAIEVIKTSLPRGEKNLHPMGTLVFDEQYNLVGTLALKDILKALEPRFMRATTKAEGFQEEEKELSLIWDSLFDKESKGLVEKSVRDSVVPVKYFVKPDDPITKAAYLMVNQNLTFMPVLENGKKFVGVVRLTDVFDELSSTISNAVVKE, encoded by the coding sequence ATGCTAAACCACAAAAAAGTACAAGATATTATGGTCGATATTTCTGATTTTCCACATATTCGTTACTGGTTCACGATTAAGCAGGCAATAGAAGTGATAAAAACATCATTGCCCAGGGGTGAGAAGAACCTGCATCCAATGGGAACACTCGTTTTCGATGAACAGTATAATCTCGTCGGGACCCTGGCTCTCAAGGATATCTTGAAGGCGCTTGAACCGCGTTTCATGAGGGCGACAACAAAGGCCGAGGGATTTCAGGAAGAAGAAAAAGAGCTATCCCTAATTTGGGATTCCCTTTTCGATAAAGAATCAAAAGGTTTGGTGGAGAAATCCGTTCGTGATTCAGTCGTGCCGGTGAAATATTTTGTCAAACCGGATGATCCGATCACAAAAGCAGCATATCTCATGGTCAATCAGAATTTGACCTTCATGCCTGTTCTTGAAAACGGGAAGAAATTCGTGGGGGTTGTGAGATTGACCGATGTCTTTGATGAATTATCCAGTACAATTTCGAATGCTGTGGTAAAAGAATAA